DNA from Triticum aestivum cultivar Chinese Spring chromosome 7D, IWGSC CS RefSeq v2.1, whole genome shotgun sequence:
GTCCTCCAGTCCACGATGACCACCATTCCGACCACCATGCGAAGCCCCCGTCCCCCCTACCATTCCATCCCACCACCCGTCTCATTCCCCTCCTCCGTCCACCCGCCAGCCCGCCTAACACGgcgcaaagagagagagagagagagagagagagagagagagagagagagagagagagagagagagagaggaccctCTTCAAACCCTAGGTAAGCTCCAGCCTCCCGTGCTCGGACCTATTGCAGTTCTGGTTGCTCCGTCTTAAGATTCTGCGGTCTGATCCTATGCGCGCTTAGCTCTGGGCGTGTGATTTTGCGGCGAGCTGGTGCCTTCTGCGCACTGCTGCGGGAAGAGCATGATCGTACTGTAGTCTCTCTAGTGCTTGCGGCTTTCTGTCTGCCGCCAATTTTGTTTTTATCCAGTTTGAGCATCCAATTTAGGCTCTGTTCCTGTGGCTGTAGAGGTTGCGGGTTTGGGTTTGTGATTGCCAAGTGTCAGGCGGAACCGTGGGTGTGCAGAGGGTTAATTTCAGCGGGGCTTAATTTGGCACTTTAACGTTACTCTGCTATACTTTTGTCTGTCCCAGCAGCAATTGGGTTTTCAAAGGAACATTCTAATTATTCTATAGGGTGACTCTACGGACACGGCGATTGTTTTGTTCTTATATGTATTGTGTCTTTTTTTTGTGGCCGAATTGGATGCACATGGAACTCAAGCTATGTTGGAAAACCTTTGAATCTATTTGTATGGTATTTATACTCGCTGCCTAGTTACCTTTATCAGGCTGGCAAAATTTAACCACCTAGTGTTATCACGTTTACCCTTGTAAAGTTTATCAGGAGAATGTAAGGACACATATTTCACTCGTGAGTCGTGATGATCTTGTTTCTGCTCGAGGAAGCCTAAGGGTACTTTGGACCTGAAGCTAGCTGGCTAGGAGAATCCTAACCGTGCTAGGCACAGGAAACCATTTGGTAGCACTTTAAAGCCTTGCTGCAGGAGGAGAGCCGAATAGACTCTCCCGCAAGGCTGCACGAGCGAAGCCTGCGCCATTGTGTCTAACTCCCATGCAGATCATGGTTCTTCCAATTTAATACGGCTGGGATACTCCGAGATACTAAATAATAgaacatgcttcttcttcttggctatGATCAAACGATCAAGTTAATTTCTAGCAAGTCGGGCGAGGATCGAGCGCACCATAAATCATATTCATGCCGACTATGGTTCAATACTTACTGTCACTTTAGTAGTATTTGTTCACCAAGGTCCAATTGGAGGACAATCTAGAAGGAGCGGTGTACACAAATCTTTGTATCTAAAAAATATATCTGTCCAGTATTTACTCTTGCTGTCTTGTTACCTTTATTTGGCTGGCAAAATTTAACCATCTATTAGTTTGACTCTTATCCCTTATAAAGTATACCAAGGGATCATGGTCACCTATATTTCACCCGTCATGGATTTGTTTCTACCCGTCAAATCCTCTGAATCACCATTTATCATTTTATTTGATAACCTGGTTGACAATATTTAAGCTACCTCGCTGAACATTCCTGTCAGGTGTACTAAGGGATTGTTGTCTTGTTGTGTAGAAAGTTGTTGTTTGTTGCTCTTACTTATACTTGATAATCAGCAGGGAACTCAATGAATGCAAATTCCACACCTTGAAGGATTGATCTAGCACTCTTGGCTGCTAACTGTTAGCTTGGTGGAGATAATGATGGAAAGAGAGGACAGATATGTTAGGTCAATTTCTTACACTCCCCCCTCCCCCTGCTGCTTGAGAAGTTTCCGTAGAAATGGTTTGTCAAACTTGCATCCTCCAGCTCTTTGTTATAGCAAGTTAGCAACGCAACACATGTTTTTTGAGGAATTAACGCAACACATGTGAATAATAGTGCGGTAGTTCCTTAAGTAAACAAGAGTACATGGAACGTTCCGGTGGAGGCATTCTTTTGCccttcttctttaatatatgatatgcacactcgtgcatattcgagaaaaagaAAGTACATGGAACGTTGGTGCCTCTACTTTCATCATACAATGGTTTGATTAGTCCCTCTACCTCAAAATGGGTTAGCGGAATTCTCTGCCTCTAAAACTGCAGTTAAAGCTACACATTTTCCTCTCTTTCAAACATAACCAACACAAGTTTGTCTGGCTTTATATAAAGGatgaatcactgaaaaaacttcaTGTTATGACTGTTCTGAGTGTTTTGCCTGGTTTGATGATATGTGCAGATTTCAGGACTGGAGATCAGAGCAATCTGTTAACTCAGAGAACACAGTTTCACCACGCAGACATAGTGTATTTAGATCACTTAAAGAAAGAACTGGTGGATTATTTGCATTCCTTGGAAACTTATTCCATTTTAAAACCTTGAAGAGATCAATGCTGGAAGACTGGAAGTCCACGCAAAATGTTTTTCACCCACAAGGACCATTTCTGCAAAGATGGAACAAGATATTTGTGTTATCATGTATTTTTGCAGTCTCTGTGGACCCATTGTTCCTCTATATCCCGGTTATCAGTGATAAAAGTCCTTGCTGGTATTTGGATAGGAAGATGAAAATCATTGCAAGTGTCCTGCGCTCTTTCACAGATATATTTTATGTACTCCATATCATATTCCAGTTTCGGACAGGCTTTATCACGTCTTCCTCTACAAATTTTGGTAGGGGTGTATTGGTCGAGGATAGATATGCAATAGCAAAGCGGTATCTGTCAACATATTTTCTGATTGATGTCTGTGCTGTTCTACCCCTCCCTCAGGTACTATGCTATCTACTTGGTTAGGCTTAGCATGAAGCATTTGATCACATCATAGCAAATGCTTCTTTACATTTAAGATCATACACTATTTTATATGGGATTTTTATTCATGTGGATGTGTGCCCGGTAGTGTGTGCATGAGAGCTATGTAAAAATAGTTTTTCACCTGTTTCAAGAGTTATACTgtgtaaaaatagttttttttgcctgtttcaagAGTTATACTTGTGCTGTACCAGTTCACATATTGGAGTGTTGGTTGAGATGAATATAGATTATGATGATGCTATCATTCTATCTGGTAAATTTTCTGTAATTTGCAGTTCCCATAGTGCAGTAAATATACACCTTTTTACTATTATGTCCTGAAGTCAAGCATGTAACCTTGATCAACTTCTGTTACCAGGTGATCATTTTGATCGTTCTGCCTCCTCTTCAGGGCTCAAAGTTCATGAAAGCCAAAAACATCTTGATGATTATAGTTATATGCCAATATGTACCTCGGCTAATCCGAATAAGGCCATTATATCTTCAAATCACTAGATCTGCTGGGATAATTACAGAGACAGCATGGGCTGGTGCTGCCTTCAATCTAATAATTTACATGCTTGCTAGTCATGTAAGTGCTTAGTTCATAATTTCTGTATTGTGAAAACTGTAACTACGTAAGTCAGCTGTTCGTTTTTGCAATATGACAGTGATAGCACGAGCAGTTTCATGTACGGTGAGAAATTATGTGGATTAAAAAGTATGTGCCTAAGTTTGGCATGCGATTTTCTATTAACTTTGTCGATGGGGGCGACACAGTATGTCAGTTGTACAGCTCAATTgcttccctttttcctttttttataatTGTGCATAACATCCACGGTGGTTTCCTATCAGTGTGAAAATTCTACTTGGCGCAGGAGTATTGGAAAGTTAACATAATGAGTAGTAAATTTTCCGTGAGGGATAGGATATAAATGACtaaaaggtactccctctgtaaactaatataagagcgtttagatcactaaagtagagcgtttagatcataaactaatataagaacatttagatcactactttagtgatctaaacactctaatattagtttacggagggagtagttcttttcCTTCATTGACCCTGATGGTAATTCTCATGTTTGTACATGCTCCTAATTTTGAGCtttttagtactccctccgatccaaagtaagtgtcgtggttttagttcaaatttgaactaaaacgacgacacttattttggatcggagggagtaccagtTTATACTGTATATAAGTCATAAAATTGTCTTTGTTTATTTGCTGCATGTTGTTTCGAACAACTAATCACCAAAGCAAGGTGTATCCTGTACTTCTTTCGGTTAAAAGTATCCTTTACGTGAAAAAACCTACTGCATCTAATATATATTTCTCCAGATCTATCACTCTACGGAGTGCAAAAACTGACCCTTTTAGCATGATTTTGCTGTATCTGAGGGTACTCTCTCATTGTTCAGTCTTTGCCAATCTTAGAGGGAAATGCTGGGGGCTAAGTGGATGGTTGCTCCATTTCTCTTTTTCCAGAGGTAGCCCCTAAAGTAAGGTTGGAATCCATTGACCGCTGCTTGCCACCAATCCACTAGATTATCGAAGTTTTGTGGGGCACATGGCGTCACACTTCAACTAGTTGAGGATTCTAGACCATACCTTCTGTACAAATAAGCATGGCACACTCGTGTTGCCATCTACTGCTCTAGACTGCACAGGGGGCAACACTGCTGATGTGTCCATGTAAAGAGTTTGCAGTTGTCTATTCCCAACTTACAAATAAGGTTCGCGCAGCGTGTAGACGAGCTTGCTGATGCAACTAATGAAGGGCGTGAGGCTAACTATATGGTAGTCTGTTATTATGATTCAGTGTAAAATACGTCATTATAATGCTCAAAATATGTAAGGATTTTTTACCTAGAGATTGGTTGTAAATAATGCTGCAAATGTTTATGCAAGACTGCAAGAGCATCCACCCCCTAGGAATAATCTCGTAAGAATTGTAAAATATTTTGGGCACACTTGGAAGATGCGAGTTCTACCCAATTCCGATGGGAAATGAACTATTTTCTGCAAAATTGCTGAAAATCCGTTGTACCAAACATGCCCTTGATAAGCTCTGCACCCTGTCGAGATATATTCTAGCACATATGTACCAATTTCCTAATAGCGTTGCTAAGGGGTATTTTTGCACTGGTTTCCACTTTTTGCAGTCTGTTAAAATATTTTCTAACAGTATTGGTTTATCATACAAGTCTTATATAAAATAATATTATCTTATAATTTTTGTTAacttattattattgttatttgcAATGGTCAATTACTCAACTTTGTATATTCTAGGTCATGTCAATGTCTGAAGTGACACCTGTTATTAAGTGAAGGTGGCATGTAGCATTTTAGGTTGATTTGTATGTCATCATCTAGTTCTATATTCAGCATAATGGACTACTTTTCAGAAGTGCAAATGTGAAATGTAACTAAGCCTCAATGGCTAAATGTTTACCGGTAATCTTTAATTGCTGCAGGTCCTTGGAGCAGTTTGGTACTTGCTTTCTATTCAACGCAAAGATGCCTGCTGGAAACAGAAATGTAGTCTAAATCCTGACTGTAACCCTGCATATCTATACTGTGGgaatggtgatacaaatgcaaatgctggaaatgTTTTCTTACAGAGTGTTTGCATTCCAAGTATAACCCCAGACAATCTTCCAGACCCACTCTTTGGAATCTATCTGCCAGCTATAAATAATGTTTCGCAATCAACAAATTTCTTCGCAAAATTATTTTACTGTGTCTGGTGGGGTCTGCAAAATCTCAGGTTTGTCTAAAGACGAAACTGCACTGCATAAATATATTTAGATTGTATAACACTTATATCTCTCTTGGTCTATTTAATGCAGTTCGCTTGGCCAAAACCTCAAAACAAGCACTTATGCTTGGGAGAATTTGTTTGCAGTTTTTGTCTCAATATCCGGCTTAGTTCTGTTTTCACTTCTGATCGGTAATATGCAGGTAATAATATGTGTCACTGATAGCTATAAATATTCTTATTCATTTTCTCTATTTTAGTTCAGAATTGTAGATACCttttaaataaaaataataaatatcaTCCTTGAAAGTTATTGCATCAATAAAACTTGCATTGGAAACAGAAACATGCTAATGTTTTATGATTCTGTTTCCTCCATGATCAATAGGAGATCTGGAGTGCTAGACTGTCGCTGGAATGTATTCCATGACAGAAGAAATATTTGTTATTGAATTACATAAAGCCAAAAAACTGTCCAACTAATCTTGAGAAAGATGGACTCATCTTGGCGGTGACTTGTGAATACTACCAAATAGGTTAATTTTTCAAGTTGTGTAATAAGTAATACAAAGGTTGTTTCAGTTTCTCTCTGATATTGAAATATCAATTATGTCGCTATTTGCGTACAAGTGACTGCTGTGCTGTTTGGGTAGCTAATTCATGCTCTAAGTGCTTACTGTTTTCGTTTGTCCCCTTTTGTTACTTTTACAGACCTATTTGCAGTCAGCTACTCTGAGAATAGAAGAAACGAGAGTGAAAAGCCGCGACACAGATCAATGGATGTCATATCGGCTTCTTCCTGATAACCTCAAGGAGCGAATACGGCGTTATGAACAATATAGATGGCAAGAGACAAGCGGGGTTGATGAAGAGCACCTCCTGATGAACCTCCCCAAGGATCTTAGAAGGGCTATAAAACGACATCTTTGTTTATCACTTCTCAAGAGGGTATGTTCTTACAATATACAAGTTTCTGATTGCAGAGTAACTTGCTGCACTGGCAATAAATACTAATGCTAGTCCCAATTTTAAGGAAGTTTTCAAAAATATTAGTTAATTAAACAAACAATGGAACTATATACACCCAGTTATAAAGTCATGAATAATCCATATTTCTTCCTGTTGCACTTTACTCTTTCCAAACAAGTGTATCACTTGAGCTGTAACTGTTAATTGTTAATCCCAGGATGAGCCAGTTTTGGAAAATATGCTCGTCAAATAAACGGTTGAGCTATTTTTACACCGAATCATCCAAGTTTTGACTAATGAATGATTCGTATTGGTTCTTATTGGGTTTGCATCTTTTTAGAAAGGTATCCAATTGGATACGGTCATACAGTGCTATTGTCCAGCCTTTGTTTCTAATCTGTGCATCTGAAGTATTGCCCATTTATTCATGTGTGATCAGTATCGTGGGTTTACATGACCCTGTAAAGTTTACTAGCACTCTAGCAACTAGCATGCTGTTTCTTTGGGAGACACTCTCTGCACACGTTTTTAAGTTTTTAAGGAGATCCTGAACTTTAAGGTAGCAACTTTTTGATGGTGATCTGATGTATTGATCAAGATCTTGCTCTTTTGGTTACCCTGAATGTGTCTTTTTTCATTTTCAGGTTCCAATGTTTGAAAAAATGGATGATCAGCTCTTGAATGCCTTGTGCGACTGCCTAAAGCCTGTTTTGTACACAGAAGGTGGCTGCATCGTTCGTGAGGGGGATCCAGTAAATGAAATGTTCTTTATCACGAGAGGAAACCTCATGAGCATGACGACAAACGGTGGAAAAACTGGCTTCTTCAACTCTGATGTTCTGAAAAGCGGAGATTTCTGCGGTGAGGAGCTTCTTACCTGGGCTCTTGATCCCAACTCAGCAACCAGTCTCCCCATCTCAACCAGGACAGTGAAGTCAATGTCTGAAGTCGAAGCTTTTGCTTTGATGGCTGAAGACCTGAAGTTTGTGGCCACACAGTTTCAACGGCTACACAGCAAACAGCTCCGGCACACCTTCAGGTTCTATTCGCAGCAGTGGAGAACTTGGGCCGCTTGTTTCATACAAGCGGCCTGGCACAGGTGCTGCAGAAAGAAGATGGAAGATGCTCTGCGCGAGAAGGAGGAAAGGCTGCAACTCGCGATTGTGAACGACGGATCCACCTCGCTCAGCTTCGGTGCGGCGATATACGCTTCACGTTTTGCTCGCAACATGATGCGGATCCTGAGGAGAAATGCAACCCGGAAGGCCCGGCTGCAGGAAAGGGTGCCTGCAAGGCTGTTGCAGAAGCCAGCAGAACCCAACTTTTCCGCAGAGGAGCAGTAGTTTGCATGAATGCCTTGATGGTGTTATTTTCTGCACGATTTGTGCGGTTGCATCGCTGATGTTGCTTACGGTTTTCGCTAACGGTTCAAAGGCGAGCTGGGGGATCGCAGTAGCGTGACGATTGAATGATGATATATTGCTACCTGGTCTAGACAGTAACACTAGATTTGCTTGTATATCACATATAGGTGATGGTGTGATTTGATTAGTAATCTGGTCTTCTGCACTTCTGGTGATGGAGTACTACTTTGTGCAGCCCAGTCCTCTTTGTGTTGCCATCAGAGGATGCAACATAGTCCCACTGTGTTAGCAGCTGATAAGTGTGTTTACCCCCAGATGCAAACTCGTATGTGGACTTACATAACATAGAATTAAATGGATTCTTACATTATTTCCCTAGACATACGTGTTAATGTCTGATCCATTATGTTCAGTTTATGATATACGTATTCTGCAACTTAAAAGTTGATGTGCTTTGCTAAAGTTAGGACAGAaccttcttttttttttttttgataaaCTAGGACAGAACCTTCTTTATATATTAAATAAAAGAGACAGAAAACCGTGTGATCCAAATTCCCGTACTGTGTTGGCCTTTACGATGCTATCGACCTCTAATACAACTCGTTCTCGTTTACTCATCTTTCATGAACTCTTATATATTGCACTTTATACATACCCCCTTGCAGCCGTTTGAACTTTTGCCTCTGTTTTCATTATTTGAGCTCTTCTCATGTGTCTTACCATGAGCAGATAATATGTTGGCTTGGGATGAACTTGAACCACCACGAGACACCATTAGTTTCATTTTCTATTTGGAATGCAAAGCTTCATAAACCTCATTAAGAGTGAGAGTATCATGGTCGTATATGATTGCATCTCTAAAATTGATGTAAGAACTTGACAGTGAACATCATTAAGCCCATATCTTCGGAAGCGGATTTGTAGCACCCGGGTGCTCCACGCCCCTATACAGACATTAACTCCAAAAAAATACCGAGAGATTTAAAAAAACCTGGGATTTTGGGATATCAAATCTGGGTTCCTGTGTCAAATTTAGTGAAAAAATACCAGGAAACGTGTTCGTGGCAGAAAAGACAAAAAATTCCTATGTATAAAATAAAACTGTTTGGATGGACTTATTTCCGGATAGTATTTCCTTCTCTACAGATACGTTTTCTGATATTTTTTCACGAAACTTCACACATGAGTAGATTGAGAACCCATGTTTAATATCCcccaatttcagtttttttttaaattcttTTGGTATTTTTTACGTTTAACATGTATTTTCCCATATCTTCTTCATATTTATCAACCTTGCTACTTATATGCTGTTAAAATCGAGCTCATGCCTGAAACATTAAGTTTGCATATACGCAGTGTATTTTCTACAAGCACGAAGTGCATGTATCATGATTCATCAATCATATATAAAGAGGCCTGAAGCATCAACTTTGCATATAGATCAGATACAATTTCTTTAAATTATGTGATTTAAAACATTACCTCCCTTAGGATAATTGAGCAGGAATAGTTTTTGATTCAGATGCATCTTGATAGTAAAACCTTTTGTCATGCATATCTCTTTCAGCTTCAACTATAGGGCAACAGTTGCTTTCTCGGTCAAGACTTTGTGCAAAATATTATTTCGCAGATGGATTTGAATTTGTGACAAAGACTTGCGGTCTTTTCTCTTCTTCTCATTAGTCCAGTCATCTCTTTTTACCGAACCCATCCAGTGTATCGTCATAATCGGCTTGTGCTAGCAACGGTCGTGTATTGACTTGTGGAAAAACCTTGTATTACGATCCAGCCGTGGAAGGTTGTACCTCATGGTGAccgtcagtcgatttttttaaggGGAAATCATGCCGCTTTATTTAACCGTAGCTAGGAATCTCATCTGAAATTACATCTAAAATAAAGTCTGGTGGCGAGCCCACCCAAATCTCCGAACGGTTCTCCCCTACCCCTACTTTTGCTAGTTTATGAGCGGCTACATTCCCAGACCGACGAATCCATGTCACCTTGGACTCCTCCATAGACCGAAGCATCGCTTTAATCTCCTCCACCCAGGGGCCGGCAGCAGAGAAATTCTTCTGTGAGTCGTTAAGCTTCTTGACCAAAGTCAGGCAATCAAGCTCAACATGCACCCGTCTGAAGTTTAGATCAATCGCCATTCGAACGGCTTGTCTGCAAGCTAACACCTCGACCATCTCAGGATCAGTAGTATTTGGGAAGAAATGGCACAGTCCAGCGCGAAACGCCGCTCGGTGATCGCGAAGAACCGCTCCACCTCCTCCTTTCTCCCCATACTTGGAGACCGCGCCGTCGGAGTTGATCTTTACCCATCCAGCATCAGGAGGTACCCATCGCTGAATAGTCTTTGGCTCCGGTTGTGACGCCCTCGTCTCGTGAGATGCTCTCCATTCCGCAACTTGCACATGCACTGTAGCTATTATTTCATGTGCTGATAATATCTTCCGCCCGTCCCTTGCCTCATTCCGTGCCAGCCAGAGGCTATAAGCCGCCTGAAGCATCACCTCCTTCTCATCGTCCTTCGCCCGggcaaaccagtcaagcaaccaaGATGCTAGAGCTCGCTGAGTCTGAATATGTCTCGGTGGTTCTTCCAACGCCAAACCGACCTATGCCCTCAACAACTCCCAGAACATGACTgaatgttggcagccccaaaatcTATGCATTATAGTTTCTTCTCGGGCGCACACAACACAAAAAACGCCCGGCTTGATCCGACGTCGATGGAGTTCTGCACCCACAGCAAGCCCGTTGCGATCATACGCCACATATGAATTTTGACCTTGCCCGGCGCACTTGTATCCCACAGCTCCAAATATCCTTTGTGCATAGCTACCGAACTCGAGGACTCCGGCTGTCCGGTCCTCGTTCTGTTCAAAGCCATTCGTAAATGGTATGCCGATCTAACGGTAAATACACCATTACACGTAAAGTTCCATGCAAGAAAATCATCAGACCCCGGTCCGCCAATAGCGATTTGCTTCACGTCCATAGCATCTGCCGATGTAAACATCTGATCCACCAACTCCTCCTTCCAAGACACACCATCAGGGTTGATTAAGTGAGCCACCTTGGTTATACCCTGCATGTATACTTGGCCTAGAGGTTTGGTACTCCCATTCCGAGGTATCCATGAGTCGTGGTGGATGTTAATGTTGACCCCTGACCCAACTCTCCATATGAGGCCCTCCCTTAGCAAATCCCGGCCATGCAAAATACTCCTGAAGGTGAACGAGCCCGAAGCTGGACAGGAAGCGGACAGGATTGAGTTATCTTGAAAATACCTTGCTTTAAGCACTCTAGCACATAGAGAAGTTGGGACTTGAAGAATACGCTATGCTTGTTTCGCCAACAACGCTTGGTTGAAGGCCTCGGGGTCATGAAAACCCATGCCCCCATCCCTCTTGCTCGCACACATCTTCTCCCAAGCG
Protein-coding regions in this window:
- the LOC123164495 gene encoding cyclic nucleotide-gated ion channel 1 isoform X1 gives rise to the protein MTTIPTTMRSPRPPYHSIPPPVSFPSSVHPPARLTRRKERERERERERERERERERERGPSSNPRFQDWRSEQSVNSENTVSPRRHSVFRSLKERTGGLFAFLGNLFHFKTLKRSMLEDWKSTQNVFHPQGPFLQRWNKIFVLSCIFAVSVDPLFLYIPVISDKSPCWYLDRKMKIIASVLRSFTDIFYVLHIIFQFRTGFITSSSTNFGRGVLVEDRYAIAKRYLSTYFLIDVCAVLPLPQVIILIVLPPLQGSKFMKAKNILMIIVICQYVPRLIRIRPLYLQITRSAGIITETAWAGAAFNLIIYMLASHVLGAVWYLLSIQRKDACWKQKCSLNPDCNPAYLYCGNDPLFGIYLPAINNVSQSTNFFAKLFYCVWWGLQNLSSLGQNLKTSTYAWENLFAVFVSISGLVLFSLLIGNMQTYLQSATLRIEETRVKSRDTDQWMSYRLLPDNLKERIRRYEQYRWQETSGVDEEHLLMNLPKDLRRAIKRHLCLSLLKRVPMFEKMDDQLLNALCDCLKPVLYTEGGCIVREGDPVNEMFFITRGNLMSMTTNGGKTGFFNSDVLKSGDFCGEELLTWALDPNSATSLPISTRTVKSMSEVEAFALMAEDLKFVATQFQRLHSKQLRHTFRFYSQQWRTWAACFIQAAWHRCCRKKMEDALREKEERLQLAIVNDGSTSLSFGAAIYASRFARNMMRILRRNATRKARLQERVPARLLQKPAEPNFSAEEQ
- the LOC123164495 gene encoding cyclic nucleotide-gated ion channel 1 isoform X2 — its product is MMEREDRYVRFQDWRSEQSVNSENTVSPRRHSVFRSLKERTGGLFAFLGNLFHFKTLKRSMLEDWKSTQNVFHPQGPFLQRWNKIFVLSCIFAVSVDPLFLYIPVISDKSPCWYLDRKMKIIASVLRSFTDIFYVLHIIFQFRTGFITSSSTNFGRGVLVEDRYAIAKRYLSTYFLIDVCAVLPLPQVIILIVLPPLQGSKFMKAKNILMIIVICQYVPRLIRIRPLYLQITRSAGIITETAWAGAAFNLIIYMLASHVLGAVWYLLSIQRKDACWKQKCSLNPDCNPAYLYCGNGDTNANAGNVFLQSVCIPSITPDNLPDPLFGIYLPAINNVSQSTNFFAKLFYCVWWGLQNLSSLGQNLKTSTYAWENLFAVFVSISGLVLFSLLIGNMQTYLQSATLRIEETRVKSRDTDQWMSYRLLPDNLKERIRRYEQYRWQETSGVDEEHLLMNLPKDLRRAIKRHLCLSLLKRVPMFEKMDDQLLNALCDCLKPVLYTEGGCIVREGDPVNEMFFITRGNLMSMTTNGGKTGFFNSDVLKSGDFCGEELLTWALDPNSATSLPISTRTVKSMSEVEAFALMAEDLKFVATQFQRLHSKQLRHTFRFYSQQWRTWAACFIQAAWHRCCRKKMEDALREKEERLQLAIVNDGSTSLSFGAAIYASRFARNMMRILRRNATRKARLQERVPARLLQKPAEPNFSAEEQ
- the LOC123164495 gene encoding cyclic nucleotide-gated ion channel 1 isoform X3 gives rise to the protein MLEDWKSTQNVFHPQGPFLQRWNKIFVLSCIFAVSVDPLFLYIPVISDKSPCWYLDRKMKIIASVLRSFTDIFYVLHIIFQFRTGFITSSSTNFGRGVLVEDRYAIAKRYLSTYFLIDVCAVLPLPQVIILIVLPPLQGSKFMKAKNILMIIVICQYVPRLIRIRPLYLQITRSAGIITETAWAGAAFNLIIYMLASHVLGAVWYLLSIQRKDACWKQKCSLNPDCNPAYLYCGNGDTNANAGNVFLQSVCIPSITPDNLPDPLFGIYLPAINNVSQSTNFFAKLFYCVWWGLQNLSSLGQNLKTSTYAWENLFAVFVSISGLVLFSLLIGNMQTYLQSATLRIEETRVKSRDTDQWMSYRLLPDNLKERIRRYEQYRWQETSGVDEEHLLMNLPKDLRRAIKRHLCLSLLKRVPMFEKMDDQLLNALCDCLKPVLYTEGGCIVREGDPVNEMFFITRGNLMSMTTNGGKTGFFNSDVLKSGDFCGEELLTWALDPNSATSLPISTRTVKSMSEVEAFALMAEDLKFVATQFQRLHSKQLRHTFRFYSQQWRTWAACFIQAAWHRCCRKKMEDALREKEERLQLAIVNDGSTSLSFGAAIYASRFARNMMRILRRNATRKARLQERVPARLLQKPAEPNFSAEEQ